The nucleotide sequence GGCCTTTCATGCTGCAATCCTGGTAAAGNNNNNNNNNNNNNNNNNNNNNNTTTCAAGACCAATGTCCCACAGGATACTTTCCCTGTAAAGCGGTTACCTGAGGGGAAGGGCCTTTTGGGTGTGGTCTTGAAGGAGGGTATTTCCATCCGCCTCGATAAGGCCTCGTCTGATCCCCGGTTTGAGGGCCTGCCTGCAGGTCATCCATTTATTGGAAGTCTCCTCGGCATCCCTCTATTACTCAGGAATACGGTCATCGGCGGCCTATTTGTTGCAAATAAACAGGGGGGTGAGCCCTTTACACAGGAAGATGAGGACCTCCTCCTGATGCTCGGCCTACAAGCAGTCACAGCTATTGAAAACGCAAGGCTCTATACAAAGACGGTTGAACTTGCAACTACCGATGAGCTGACAGGTGTTTCAAACCGCAGGGTCTTTATGGAAGAGCTTTCCAGGGAGGCTGCACGCGCCGGACGCTATAACCTTGCCTTTTCCTTACTCATGATAGATATTGACCACTTTAAATGGGTCAATGACAGCCACGGTCATCCTGCAGGCGATGCTGTTTTGAAATCACTTGCAAGGATACTCAAGGGGCAGGTCAGGCAGGTTGACATTGTAGCACGATACGGGGGAGAGGAGTTTGCCATTATCCTGCCCGAGACCAGTATTGATGGGGCAAGAGTTGTTGGTGAGAGGATAAGGGCGGCAATTGCCAGTACCCCCTTTTCGATAGATCATGAAAAGAATATCGGGGTTACAGTAAGTGTAGGGATCTCCTGCTTCCCTGAGAGTGCCCAATCAGTTGAATTGTTGATAGAAAGGGCTGACCAGGCACTCTATACAGCAAAGAGGGAAGGAAGAAACAGGGTCTGCCTCTATCATGAGACCCTGATAGCCATGTTGGAACATAACCCGAT is from Nitrospirota bacterium and encodes:
- a CDS encoding diguanylate cyclase; this translates as FKTNVPQDTFPVKRLPEGKGLLGVVLKEGISIRLDKASSDPRFEGLPAGHPFIGSLLGIPLLLRNTVIGGLFVANKQGGEPFTQEDEDLLLMLGLQAVTAIENARLYTKTVELATTDELTGVSNRRVFMEELSREAARAGRYNLAFSLLMIDIDHFKWVNDSHGHPAGDAVLKSLARILKGQVRQVDIVARYGGEEFAIILPETSIDGARVVGERIRAAIASTPFSIDHEKNIGVTVSVGISCFPESAQSVELLIERADQALYTAKREGRNRVCLYHETLIAMLEHNPMEIASLLNNDLNNIQTILAVIDIKATFFRDHTEKVEHYASLLSQALNLDDTERERLRLACLLHDIGVVTIRSAILEKPDAFTEEGWEIIKEHPAAGAKIIENVPALQHLAPVIHSHHEWYDGKGYPDRLKGNEIPYLSRIIAVADAYAAMTSEMPWYKTVSKEEAKEVLKAGAGSQFDPEIVEAFCRYVYEKG